A region from the Sulfuricurvum sp. genome encodes:
- a CDS encoding YceI family protein produces the protein MKKLLLAGLLIASSAFAECTYYSENAKVTWKAFKTYEKIGVGGTFDHVVFSPRSAKTSEEFLVGSNITINTATVNSGNAGRDATLVASFFKTQNVDSITAKILSVKDLKAQVEITMNGVTKQIPMSYTIHDGKIAGKGVIDLSDFAMLKSLQSINKTCFDLHAGKTWQDVEIGFEIPVANNCY, from the coding sequence ATGAAAAAACTACTCTTGGCAGGGCTTTTGATTGCCAGCAGTGCATTCGCCGAATGTACCTACTACTCAGAAAATGCAAAAGTAACATGGAAAGCGTTCAAAACCTATGAAAAAATCGGGGTTGGAGGTACATTCGATCATGTCGTATTTTCACCAAGATCAGCCAAAACGTCAGAAGAGTTCTTAGTCGGAAGCAATATCACGATCAATACGGCAACCGTAAATTCCGGAAATGCCGGCCGCGATGCCACTCTTGTCGCCTCTTTTTTCAAAACTCAAAACGTCGACTCAATCACTGCTAAAATCCTGTCTGTCAAAGATTTGAAAGCTCAAGTAGAGATCACAATGAACGGGGTCACCAAACAGATACCGATGAGTTACACGATTCATGATGGAAAAATTGCGGGGAAAGGGGTGATTGACCTTAGCGATTTTGCTATGTTAAAGTCATTGCAATCAATCAATAAAACGTGTTTTGACCTACATGCCGGAAAAACATGGCAGGATGTAGAAATCGGATTTGAGATCCCGGTAGCCAATAACTGCTACTGA
- a CDS encoding B12-binding domain-containing radical SAM protein, whose protein sequence is MTPIVLTTLNARYAHTALGLRYLYANLHELQPLAKIVEFTMNEQIQSITEGLLLHSPRIIGIGVYIWNAAQSAELIQTIKKVSPETIIVLGGPEAGYLPHRVDLSKADYIISGEGEVIFYELCKALLNADGAKPHSSTLTLSSLRQSAHAQQATLEISQTQSKSPHFIKAPLPDLKSIQLPYSAYDEEDVAHRYIYVEASRGCPFECEFCLSSIDEKVRNFPLDQLLEEFEILWQRGARSFKFIDRTFNLNMTFANRILDFFLSKEPPYFAHFEVIPDHFPEVLKEKIAQFPAGSLQLEIGIQTLDPVIAKGINRPLKLEKIYDNLRFLENETAAHMHLDLIVGLPGESIEGFGRNLDTLVSITHSEIQIGILKNLSGTTLSRHDREHGMIYSDTPPYDILQNNLLSFVQIQKMKRFARFWDIFYNSGSFNKTVPLLWNEGKVFEGFYAFSEWIYTQTLSTWKISLERQIALLHSYLCEHHEKEIVEAALIQDLAERPEKTIPFFLRQSTQERKEKEHKAITPKRQSKRS, encoded by the coding sequence ATGACCCCTATCGTGCTTACTACCCTCAATGCCCGTTACGCCCATACCGCACTCGGTCTGCGCTATCTCTATGCCAATCTGCACGAACTGCAACCGTTGGCAAAGATCGTCGAATTTACGATGAACGAGCAAATACAAAGCATCACAGAAGGGCTCTTGCTCCACTCCCCCCGCATCATCGGAATCGGCGTCTATATCTGGAATGCCGCACAAAGTGCGGAACTGATTCAAACTATTAAAAAAGTCTCGCCTGAAACGATCATTGTCCTGGGCGGACCGGAAGCGGGGTATCTTCCCCATCGTGTCGATTTATCAAAAGCCGACTACATCATCAGCGGTGAAGGGGAAGTTATATTTTATGAGCTTTGCAAAGCTCTCTTAAACGCCGATGGAGCAAAGCCCCATTCGTCTACGCTAACGCTAAGTTCTCTTCGGCAGAGTGCCCACGCGCAGCAAGCCACGCTTGAAATATCACAAACTCAATCTAAATCGCCACATTTCATTAAAGCCCCGCTCCCCGATCTTAAATCGATTCAGCTCCCCTACTCTGCCTACGATGAGGAAGACGTAGCACATCGGTATATCTACGTTGAAGCCTCACGCGGCTGTCCGTTCGAATGCGAATTCTGCCTCTCCTCTATCGATGAAAAAGTGCGTAATTTTCCACTCGATCAACTGCTTGAAGAGTTTGAAATTCTTTGGCAGCGGGGAGCACGGAGTTTTAAATTTATTGACCGTACCTTTAATCTCAATATGACGTTTGCCAATCGAATACTGGATTTTTTCCTCTCCAAGGAGCCCCCCTATTTTGCCCATTTTGAGGTCATACCCGATCATTTTCCCGAAGTACTCAAAGAAAAAATCGCCCAATTCCCTGCCGGATCGCTCCAACTCGAAATCGGTATCCAAACCCTCGATCCGGTGATTGCAAAAGGGATAAACCGCCCTCTCAAACTCGAAAAGATCTATGATAATCTCCGCTTTTTGGAAAACGAAACAGCTGCCCACATGCATCTCGATCTCATCGTCGGATTACCGGGGGAGAGTATCGAGGGATTTGGACGTAATCTCGACACACTCGTCTCCATCACCCACAGCGAAATCCAGATCGGCATCCTCAAAAACCTTTCCGGTACCACTCTATCACGACATGATCGAGAACACGGAATGATCTACAGCGATACGCCGCCCTATGATATTCTCCAAAACAACCTGCTCAGTTTCGTACAGATCCAAAAGATGAAACGATTTGCCCGGTTTTGGGATATTTTTTACAATAGCGGGAGTTTTAATAAAACCGTTCCGCTGCTTTGGAATGAGGGAAAAGTATTTGAAGGATTCTACGCTTTCAGCGAATGGATCTATACCCAAACCCTATCAACATGGAAAATATCGCTGGAACGTCAAATAGCCTTGCTCCATTCCTATCTATGCGAACATCACGAAAAAGAGATTGTGGAAGCGGCATTAATCCAAGATTTGGCTGAACGGCCCGAAAAAACAATCCCGTTTTTCCTGCGCCAATCGACTCAAGAGAGAAAAGAAAAAGAACATAAAGCAATAACACCAAAACGCCAATCTAAACGGTCATAG
- the ppsA gene encoding pyruvate, water dikinase, whose product MKYIRRLDSLRLEDIPLVGGKNASLGEMIGSLKALGVKVPEGFAITADGYRFFIAHNGFEPKIRQFFAGVDLTDIEALNKCGSAIRTLMLSGDMPDELKTQIAEHYRQMEAEYGVVSVDVAVRSSATAEDLPDASFAGQQESYLNVRGEEMLIEHIKRCFASLFTDRAISYRHSRGYDHFAVALSVGVQKMVRSDIASSGVMFTIDTENGSDNLILINSIWGLGENIVGGRVNPDEFYVFKPTLKEGKLTILKRQIGSKALTMHYDDRHHTINLSTPKELQESFSITDEEVATLARYALLIEEHYTAIAGEYRPMDIEWAKDGQSGELFIVQARPETVQSQKQNDNFFEQYHLKGEAEPKILLSGKAIGEKIGSGHVKIIHSPHESDRFNAGDVLVADITDPDWEPIMKKASAVITNRGGRTCHAAIVAREIGVPAIVGTINATEVFHDGDAVTVSCADGENGRIYEGILEYDVSRIDLGNLTSTKTKLYMNVGNPDIAFKVAKLPNDGVGLARMEFIITHYVNAHPMALVELSEGKTILESAEVHKAMKGYTDPKKFFIDKIAEGVGMIAAAFYPKPVVVRTTDFKSNEYKHMIGGSAYENDEENPMIGFRGASRYYSPEYKPAFEWECEALKRVRDDMGLTNVKVMLPFVRTPEEGRKAIAVMNEAGLVQGENALEIYAMCEIPSNVILADQFLEIFDGYSIGSNDLTQLTLGVDRDSALVSAVFDERNDAVTRMLSMAIRACKERGKYIGICGQAPSDYPEITRFLVNEGIDSISLNPDSLLKMRQVVSELEHS is encoded by the coding sequence ATGAAGTATATTCGTCGTTTGGATTCATTGAGATTAGAAGATATCCCATTAGTCGGAGGAAAAAATGCCTCCTTGGGAGAGATGATCGGGTCGCTGAAAGCTCTGGGGGTTAAAGTTCCTGAAGGGTTTGCCATCACTGCGGACGGTTATCGTTTTTTTATTGCACATAACGGTTTTGAGCCTAAAATCCGCCAGTTCTTTGCCGGTGTGGACTTGACCGATATTGAAGCGCTCAACAAATGCGGATCGGCGATACGCACTCTGATGCTCTCAGGGGATATGCCTGATGAGTTGAAAACACAAATCGCTGAACATTACCGTCAAATGGAAGCGGAGTACGGTGTCGTATCAGTGGATGTTGCGGTGCGCTCTTCAGCCACGGCCGAAGATTTGCCGGATGCAAGTTTTGCAGGACAGCAGGAGAGCTATCTCAATGTCCGCGGCGAAGAGATGCTCATTGAACATATCAAACGTTGTTTTGCTTCCCTTTTCACCGATCGGGCAATCAGTTATCGTCACAGCCGCGGATATGATCATTTTGCCGTTGCCCTTTCGGTGGGGGTGCAGAAAATGGTTCGCAGCGACATCGCCAGCAGCGGGGTCATGTTTACGATTGATACCGAAAACGGTTCGGACAATCTGATTCTCATAAACTCGATTTGGGGGCTGGGAGAGAACATCGTCGGTGGGCGAGTCAATCCGGATGAGTTTTACGTCTTTAAACCGACGCTCAAAGAGGGCAAGCTCACCATACTCAAACGACAAATCGGTTCCAAAGCGCTGACTATGCATTACGATGATCGTCATCATACGATCAACCTTTCCACCCCTAAAGAACTGCAAGAATCTTTTTCGATCACCGATGAGGAAGTGGCGACGCTGGCACGATATGCACTCCTTATCGAAGAACATTACACCGCAATCGCGGGGGAATATCGTCCGATGGATATCGAGTGGGCAAAAGACGGCCAAAGCGGCGAGCTTTTTATCGTCCAAGCACGTCCGGAGACGGTACAAAGCCAAAAACAAAACGATAATTTTTTTGAGCAATACCACCTCAAAGGGGAAGCAGAACCGAAAATACTCCTCAGCGGAAAAGCGATCGGAGAGAAAATCGGCTCCGGACATGTCAAAATCATCCATTCTCCCCATGAGAGTGACCGTTTTAATGCCGGAGATGTCCTCGTCGCCGATATCACCGATCCCGATTGGGAGCCGATTATGAAAAAAGCTTCCGCCGTCATCACCAACCGCGGAGGACGAACCTGCCATGCCGCGATCGTCGCGCGTGAGATCGGTGTTCCGGCGATCGTCGGAACCATTAATGCGACCGAAGTGTTTCACGATGGGGATGCCGTAACAGTGAGCTGTGCCGATGGTGAGAATGGGCGTATCTATGAGGGGATATTGGAGTATGACGTGAGTCGTATCGATCTGGGTAATCTTACTTCGACCAAGACGAAGCTCTATATGAACGTCGGGAATCCCGATATTGCCTTTAAAGTAGCCAAACTCCCCAATGATGGAGTCGGGCTCGCACGGATGGAGTTTATAATCACCCATTATGTGAACGCGCATCCGATGGCTTTAGTGGAACTCTCTGAGGGAAAAACGATTCTTGAGAGTGCTGAAGTGCACAAGGCGATGAAGGGTTATACCGATCCGAAAAAGTTTTTTATCGATAAAATCGCCGAGGGGGTAGGGATGATCGCAGCAGCTTTTTATCCCAAACCGGTTGTCGTCCGTACGACGGACTTTAAATCTAACGAATATAAGCACATGATCGGCGGTAGCGCATACGAGAATGATGAAGAAAATCCAATGATCGGCTTTCGGGGTGCCAGCCGCTATTATTCTCCGGAATATAAACCGGCTTTTGAGTGGGAGTGCGAAGCGCTGAAGCGGGTACGTGATGATATGGGACTCACCAATGTCAAAGTGATGCTCCCCTTCGTCCGTACGCCGGAAGAGGGACGAAAAGCGATTGCGGTCATGAATGAAGCGGGACTCGTACAGGGTGAAAACGCTCTGGAGATATACGCCATGTGCGAAATCCCCTCCAACGTTATCCTCGCCGATCAGTTCTTGGAGATATTCGACGGGTACAGCATCGGATCGAATGATTTGACACAGCTTACCCTCGGAGTCGATCGTGACAGTGCGCTGGTCTCTGCCGTGTTTGATGAGCGTAATGACGCCGTGACACGGATGCTCTCAATGGCGATCCGTGCGTGCAAAGAGAGGGGGAAATACATCGGTATCTGCGGTCAGGCTCCTTCGGATTATCCTGAAATCACCCGATTTTTGGTCAATGAGGGGATCGATTCGATCTCGCTCAATCCCGATTCATTGCTCAAAATGCGCCAAGTGGTGAGTGAGCTCGAACACAGCTAA
- a CDS encoding DUF4337 family protein — protein sequence MESTAIEEHLKQVEEAMEEVKHLEKEEAKWLSYISLSTAIIAIVTALAGLYESQVTSKTILLKNEAVLYQGQASDQWSYYQSKGIKGHIYEVSAEVYPKQSEEFAKKAEKYKKEQEKIKQDAHRLEAIRDQKSAESERYYEKHHILSFAITFLQISIAVASISALTRNKKFWLGSLILSTIGAIIGGYTLIS from the coding sequence ATGGAATCAACCGCGATCGAAGAGCATTTAAAACAAGTCGAAGAGGCAATGGAAGAGGTCAAGCATTTGGAAAAAGAAGAAGCGAAATGGCTCTCCTATATTTCACTCAGTACCGCCATAATTGCGATTGTAACGGCATTGGCAGGACTCTATGAATCACAAGTCACCTCCAAAACCATTCTTCTGAAAAATGAAGCCGTCTTATATCAGGGACAGGCATCGGATCAATGGAGCTATTACCAATCCAAAGGGATCAAAGGCCATATCTACGAAGTGAGTGCCGAAGTCTATCCGAAACAATCCGAAGAGTTTGCCAAAAAAGCCGAAAAATATAAAAAAGAGCAGGAGAAAATCAAACAAGACGCCCATCGCTTAGAGGCAATACGCGATCAAAAATCTGCCGAGAGCGAACGCTATTATGAAAAACACCATATACTGAGCTTTGCCATCACCTTCTTGCAGATATCAATCGCAGTCGCATCGATCTCAGCGCTCACCCGAAATAAAAAGTTTTGGCTCGGTTCATTGATACTGAGTACCATCGGTGCTATAATAGGCGGCTACACACTGATTTCATAG
- a CDS encoding L,D-transpeptidase family protein, which yields MVSFLFFLFSSIYVWADVSAVSESQTQSSFSSSVAVEICHALENTNPSFQIASENETTTATEQLRAFYKRSQCSPVWSHEHSIDADAILLVYTLRDAQYEGLNTQDPRYNLESLIVLLNSIQSDASAKNNPKLFAQLDVLLSDAYFVLGKDLYEGLTPRKTATDQWRIDPKKSLNLALYLENALANNTVDASIKELSPSSSGYQALKSLLMKYYKLQEAGGWKEVASSDTPEEIKERLRIEGYLGADESSDEGYREALKNFQKHHGIKSDGVIGTETLARMNISVEEKILSIRLNMERWRWMPSEMENSYVSVNIPNFSLRVVENNETLLQMKTVVGKDERPTPIFNAMMSYIVINPYWSVPPTIIREDLVPAVRKNINYLKKNNIRVFKNGDNGEKNEINPSSIDWKHINANGYPYSFRQDSGDKNALGRIKFIFPNPYDVYIHDTPHKELFKRKERSFSSGCIRIEEPLNLATYLLNRETNGSTDINVSALIAANKKKTITLSKKIKVYINYWTVWANDEGNAEFRDDLYGYDRELAEILGWR from the coding sequence ATGGTCAGTTTTCTCTTCTTCCTCTTTTCCTCCATCTATGTATGGGCAGATGTATCCGCAGTATCCGAATCACAGACTCAGAGTTCGTTTTCATCATCGGTTGCGGTAGAGATATGCCATGCATTGGAAAACACCAATCCCTCTTTTCAAATCGCTTCAGAGAATGAAACGACAACAGCCACAGAACAGCTAAGGGCATTTTATAAACGTTCGCAATGCTCTCCAGTTTGGAGTCATGAACACAGTATTGATGCGGATGCGATACTTTTGGTCTATACTCTCAGGGACGCTCAGTATGAGGGTCTGAACACTCAAGATCCACGCTATAACCTTGAAAGCCTGATCGTCCTTTTAAATTCCATTCAATCCGACGCTTCTGCCAAGAATAATCCGAAACTTTTCGCGCAGCTGGATGTTTTGCTGAGTGATGCGTATTTTGTGCTGGGAAAAGACCTGTATGAAGGTTTAACGCCGCGTAAAACGGCTACGGATCAATGGAGAATTGATCCAAAAAAATCACTTAATCTGGCCCTTTATCTTGAAAATGCCCTTGCAAATAACACGGTTGATGCGTCTATCAAGGAACTTTCTCCCTCATCATCCGGTTATCAAGCCCTGAAAAGTCTTCTGATGAAATATTACAAACTGCAAGAAGCGGGAGGATGGAAAGAGGTTGCATCTTCGGATACCCCGGAAGAGATCAAAGAGCGGCTGAGAATCGAGGGATATCTCGGTGCAGATGAGAGTTCCGACGAGGGATATAGAGAGGCACTTAAAAATTTTCAAAAACATCACGGGATCAAATCGGACGGAGTTATCGGGACTGAGACACTTGCAAGGATGAACATTTCGGTGGAAGAGAAGATTTTGTCAATCCGGTTGAATATGGAACGATGGAGATGGATGCCCTCTGAGATGGAGAACTCCTATGTCTCGGTCAATATCCCTAATTTTTCACTGAGAGTAGTCGAAAACAATGAAACGCTGCTGCAAATGAAAACAGTTGTCGGAAAAGATGAGAGACCGACACCGATTTTTAATGCGATGATGAGCTATATCGTTATCAACCCCTACTGGAGTGTTCCGCCTACGATTATACGCGAAGACCTCGTTCCGGCCGTACGTAAAAACATCAACTATCTGAAAAAAAATAATATCCGAGTCTTTAAAAATGGGGACAACGGAGAGAAAAATGAAATCAATCCCTCCAGCATCGATTGGAAACATATCAACGCGAATGGCTATCCTTATTCTTTCAGACAGGATTCCGGAGATAAAAATGCTCTTGGAAGGATCAAATTCATCTTTCCAAATCCCTATGACGTCTATATCCATGACACGCCCCATAAGGAACTTTTTAAGCGAAAAGAGAGAAGTTTCAGTTCAGGATGTATCCGTATCGAAGAGCCTCTCAATCTTGCAACGTATCTATTGAACAGAGAGACAAACGGTTCAACAGATATCAATGTCTCGGCTCTGATCGCTGCAAATAAAAAGAAAACGATAACGCTTTCCAAGAAAATAAAGGTGTATATTAATTATTGGACGGTGTGGGCTAATGATGAGGGAAATGCCGAATTTCGTGATGATTTATACGGCTATGACAGGGAATTGGCAGAGATTTTAGGGTGGCGATAA
- a CDS encoding DUF882 domain-containing protein: protein MVREQMMNRRDFLKIAAMASTVALFPNTAFASREIPSAKSISLYNIHTGEKLETTFWAEGAYIPEAISDLNHLLRDYRNDSATQMNTDLFDLLHTIRTSMGSNEPFQIISGYRSPETNAMLRNQSTGVAKHSLHMEGKAIDINLPGRNLADLRKVAMGLGRGGVGYYPTSNFVHVDVGRVRHW, encoded by the coding sequence ATGGTTAGAGAACAGATGATGAACCGTAGGGATTTTTTGAAAATTGCCGCAATGGCATCAACTGTCGCTCTCTTTCCAAACACTGCTTTTGCAAGTCGAGAAATACCTTCTGCAAAATCCATCTCTTTATACAATATTCATACGGGTGAAAAGCTCGAAACGACATTTTGGGCGGAGGGAGCCTATATTCCCGAAGCCATATCCGATCTGAATCATTTACTCCGAGATTACAGAAACGATTCCGCAACACAGATGAATACCGATCTTTTCGATTTACTTCACACAATCCGCACAAGCATGGGGAGCAATGAGCCTTTCCAGATTATCTCAGGGTATCGTTCACCGGAAACCAACGCAATGCTTAGAAACCAATCTACCGGTGTTGCCAAACACAGTCTTCATATGGAAGGCAAAGCGATCGATATCAATCTTCCCGGCCGAAATCTTGCTGATCTTAGAAAAGTTGCTATGGGACTCGGACGAGGGGGAGTAGGATATTATCCTACTTCAAATTTTGTCCATGTCGATGTTGGCAGAGTCAGACACTGGTGA
- a CDS encoding YcaO-like family protein, with protein sequence MNLVSKNAPVEVSIKRMEKILSEMGCAVTYSSEKHPLNHCYSVNLASVEAPKHIYSNGKGIYSEASTASALGEYIERLQTNNFFIDFHLPKRKYYPDEVAFEFGKGYLNSELMEIYDPKNELSMDELLDFNSDYEDKIVALPFKKLSGDEVVYFPLNILSNLYVSNGLATGNTAQEAQVQSMSEILERYAKIEIIKNGYSLPHYEDVFLQQFERLYSDLMKLRELGYIVNVLDASLGGKYPVTAISFINPANATLFVSFGAHPILEVSLERTMTELMQGRGLENLEAFEVPTFDMSIVSESFNLESHFIDSNGKMGIQFLSSKKSFELASWNYTGSSTAEEFAYLTEIFASMEKELYIREYDYLDMYSCQIIVPGVSEVYPIDDLIYNNRNRGKVYREAILNFADYDPDSVLDEIEALEDHLNVEKFIGVIFEENFTIGELKAQLHLSLGNVDEAVSYLEFSTNTMSNLVVELIQMEKLGLEFGDYRQALYDLYTQERVDKAVGIVSGEHYLVNTMLHRDYHNMLEMYDRLEVKKRVLLQEDQCI encoded by the coding sequence ATGAATTTAGTCTCCAAAAATGCCCCCGTCGAAGTCTCCATCAAACGGATGGAAAAGATATTAAGCGAGATGGGGTGTGCCGTCACCTATTCGAGCGAAAAACACCCTCTCAATCACTGCTATTCCGTCAATCTCGCTTCGGTAGAGGCACCTAAGCATATCTATTCCAACGGAAAAGGGATCTATTCCGAAGCCTCAACGGCAAGTGCGTTGGGTGAGTACATCGAGCGTCTCCAAACCAATAACTTTTTTATCGATTTTCATCTCCCGAAGCGGAAGTACTATCCCGATGAGGTGGCGTTTGAGTTTGGAAAAGGGTATTTAAACAGCGAATTAATGGAAATATATGATCCCAAAAATGAGTTGAGTATGGATGAATTGCTGGACTTTAACAGTGATTATGAAGATAAGATCGTTGCCTTGCCATTCAAAAAACTCTCCGGTGATGAAGTCGTCTATTTTCCGCTTAATATCCTCAGTAATCTTTATGTCAGTAATGGACTGGCTACGGGCAATACCGCCCAAGAAGCCCAAGTGCAGTCGATGAGTGAGATTTTGGAACGGTATGCAAAAATCGAGATCATCAAAAACGGCTATTCGCTTCCTCATTACGAAGATGTCTTTTTGCAGCAGTTTGAACGCCTTTACAGCGATTTGATGAAACTGCGTGAACTGGGTTATATCGTGAATGTTCTGGATGCCTCACTGGGGGGAAAATACCCCGTGACGGCCATATCGTTTATTAATCCGGCCAATGCGACGCTGTTTGTCTCTTTCGGTGCCCATCCGATTTTGGAAGTATCATTGGAGCGGACCATGACCGAGCTGATGCAGGGGCGGGGGCTGGAAAATCTCGAGGCGTTTGAAGTGCCGACGTTCGATATGTCCATCGTCTCCGAGAGCTTTAATCTCGAATCGCATTTTATCGATTCCAACGGCAAGATGGGGATTCAGTTTCTCAGCAGCAAAAAGAGCTTTGAACTCGCATCGTGGAACTACACGGGATCGAGTACGGCAGAAGAGTTTGCGTATCTCACTGAAATATTCGCATCGATGGAGAAAGAGCTGTATATCCGTGAATACGATTATCTGGACATGTATTCCTGTCAGATTATCGTCCCCGGAGTCTCAGAGGTCTATCCGATCGATGATCTGATCTATAACAACCGAAATCGCGGTAAGGTGTATCGGGAGGCGATTTTAAACTTTGCCGATTATGATCCTGACAGCGTGCTCGATGAGATCGAAGCGCTCGAAGATCATTTGAACGTCGAAAAATTCATCGGAGTCATTTTCGAGGAGAATTTTACGATCGGAGAACTCAAAGCGCAGCTGCACCTATCGCTGGGAAATGTTGACGAAGCGGTGAGCTATTTGGAATTTAGTACCAATACCATGAGCAATTTGGTCGTAGAATTGATTCAGATGGAAAAATTGGGGCTTGAATTTGGTGACTACCGACAGGCATTGTATGATCTCTATACGCAAGAGCGGGTCGATAAAGCGGTCGGAATCGTAAGCGGAGAGCACTATTTGGTCAATACCATGCTGCACCGCGATTATCACAATATGCTGGAAATGTATGATCGGCTGGAAGTGAAAAAAAGGGTTCTGCTACAAGAGGATCAATGCATTTAG
- a CDS encoding MATE family efflux transporter: protein MHLDLTQGDINTQIKKLAIPASVGFFFHTMYNVTDTYFAGLISTQALSALTLSFSVFFMMLAIAGGMSEAVTALVGNAFGKKDTKAAGHIALNALFFGFFLSLVLTFAGVWATPYLMMLLGAHGAYLEESLAYINIILYGSVFFVFSWFINALLNAVGDTVSFRNILIVSSVLNIVLDYWFVFGGLGVKPLGVGGISSATVVTELITAIYLFYKLTKTPLLRGYKEFTVDTAVFKELIAQGLPPSANMVLMAAGIFIITYFAAPFGQEVVAAFGIGMRIEQIALMPTIGLNVAVLAIVAQNNGAGHYERIEETLKTALYYGGIVSLGGMVLLLAGAEGFMHVFSNDANVIAQGALYLRVEAFILFSFVVIFVHLAMLQGIAKPNFIFTISIFRQIIAPLLLLSLVSFLGLGVLWVWLSIALIVTFSAFVTWRYSRGKLRAVSTNGI from the coding sequence ATGCATTTAGATCTAACCCAAGGTGACATCAATACCCAGATAAAAAAACTGGCGATCCCTGCGAGTGTCGGGTTCTTTTTTCATACGATGTATAACGTGACCGATACCTATTTCGCAGGTTTGATATCGACGCAGGCTCTTTCGGCACTCACACTCTCCTTTTCTGTTTTTTTTATGATGCTGGCGATTGCCGGGGGGATGAGTGAGGCCGTCACGGCTCTGGTCGGAAATGCTTTTGGGAAAAAAGATACCAAAGCGGCGGGGCATATTGCGCTGAATGCTTTATTTTTCGGCTTTTTTCTCTCATTGGTATTGACGTTTGCCGGTGTTTGGGCGACACCGTATCTGATGATGCTTTTGGGTGCGCACGGTGCGTATTTGGAAGAGTCTCTGGCCTATATCAATATCATTTTATACGGTTCCGTATTTTTTGTTTTCAGCTGGTTTATCAATGCCCTTTTGAACGCGGTAGGCGATACCGTTTCGTTTCGGAATATTTTGATTGTCTCTTCCGTTTTGAACATCGTTTTGGATTATTGGTTTGTTTTCGGAGGATTAGGGGTTAAACCTTTAGGGGTAGGGGGAATTTCTTCGGCTACGGTCGTGACCGAGCTGATAACGGCCATCTATCTGTTTTACAAACTTACAAAAACACCTCTGCTGCGCGGATACAAAGAATTTACCGTCGATACTGCCGTCTTTAAAGAGCTGATAGCCCAAGGGCTGCCGCCGAGTGCGAATATGGTCTTGATGGCAGCCGGTATCTTCATCATCACCTATTTTGCAGCCCCTTTCGGGCAGGAAGTGGTTGCCGCGTTCGGAATCGGTATGCGGATAGAACAAATTGCCCTGATGCCGACTATCGGGCTGAATGTTGCCGTTCTCGCGATAGTTGCTCAAAACAACGGAGCAGGGCACTATGAACGGATCGAAGAGACGCTGAAAACCGCGCTCTATTACGGGGGGATCGTCTCGTTGGGCGGGATGGTGCTGCTGTTGGCCGGTGCCGAGGGGTTTATGCACGTTTTCAGCAATGATGCAAACGTTATCGCCCAAGGGGCACTCTATCTGCGGGTAGAAGCGTTTATCCTCTTCTCGTTTGTCGTAATATTCGTCCATCTCGCAATGCTTCAGGGGATTGCCAAACCGAATTTTATTTTTACGATCTCGATTTTCAGACAAATCATCGCACCGCTGCTCTTGCTGAGTCTGGTGTCGTTTTTAGGGCTGGGTGTTTTGTGGGTGTGGCTGAGTATCGCGTTGATCGTCACATTCTCCGCATTCGTAACCTGGCGTTACAGCCGAGGAAAGTTAAGAGCGGTCTCAACGAACGGGATATAA